From Phycodurus eques isolate BA_2022a chromosome 13, UOR_Pequ_1.1, whole genome shotgun sequence, a single genomic window includes:
- the cacybp gene encoding calcyclin-binding protein isoform X2 codes for MDLTEQINQLEADLLELGSLVEKAERKRVQELLKQEQKKVEKEIADKRQQKEQQARRQADPVPSSKATYTVKITNYAWDQSEKFVKIYLTLKNVHKNPSEKVVVHFSERSFSVLVKELDGKNHQMTVLNLLYPIDDQNSSTKIKTDMVVIMCKKQVTKKWECLTTVDKESKEKDKPKVDDNADPSEGLMSMLKKIYSEGDDEMKRTINKAWSESQEKKIRGEDGLMDF; via the exons ATGGATCTAACAGAGCAG ATCAACCAGCTGGAGGCTGACTTGCTGGAGCTAGGGTCTCTGGTGGAGAAGGCAGAGAGGAAGAGAGTGCAGGAGCTGCTCAAGCAAGAGCAGAAGAAGGTTGAAAAAGAGATCGCTGACAAACGTCAGCAGAAAGAGCAACAAGCCCGGAGACAGGCCGACCCTGTGCCGTCCTCCAAGGCGACGTACACGGTCAAGATCACCAACTACG CGTGGGACCAGTCAGAGAAGTTTGTCAAAATTTACCTCACGTTGAAAAATGTGCACAAGAATCCATCCGAGAAAGTGGTAGTCCATTTTTCAGAAAG GTCATTTTCTGTGCTGGTGAAGGAGCTTGACGGGAAGAATCACCAGATGACTGTCCTCAATCTGTTGTATCCAATTGATGATCAGAACAGCAGCACCAAG ATAAAAACAGACATGGTTGTGATCATGTGCAAGAAGCAGGTGACCAAGAAATGGGAGTGCCTCACCACAGTGGATAAAGAGTCTAAGGAAAAAGA TAAGCCCAAAGTCGATGACAATGCAGATCCCAGCGAGGGCCTGATGAGCATGTTGAAGAAGATCTACTCGGAGGGTGACGACGAGATGAAGAGAACCATCAACAAAGCTTGGTCGGAATCCCAGGAGAAGAAGATAAGAGGAGAAGACGGCTTGATGGATTTTTGA
- the cacybp gene encoding calcyclin-binding protein isoform X1, with protein sequence MDLTEQQINQLEADLLELGSLVEKAERKRVQELLKQEQKKVEKEIADKRQQKEQQARRQADPVPSSKATYTVKITNYAWDQSEKFVKIYLTLKNVHKNPSEKVVVHFSERSFSVLVKELDGKNHQMTVLNLLYPIDDQNSSTKIKTDMVVIMCKKQVTKKWECLTTVDKESKEKDKPKVDDNADPSEGLMSMLKKIYSEGDDEMKRTINKAWSESQEKKIRGEDGLMDF encoded by the exons ATGGATCTAACAGAGCAG CAGATCAACCAGCTGGAGGCTGACTTGCTGGAGCTAGGGTCTCTGGTGGAGAAGGCAGAGAGGAAGAGAGTGCAGGAGCTGCTCAAGCAAGAGCAGAAGAAGGTTGAAAAAGAGATCGCTGACAAACGTCAGCAGAAAGAGCAACAAGCCCGGAGACAGGCCGACCCTGTGCCGTCCTCCAAGGCGACGTACACGGTCAAGATCACCAACTACG CGTGGGACCAGTCAGAGAAGTTTGTCAAAATTTACCTCACGTTGAAAAATGTGCACAAGAATCCATCCGAGAAAGTGGTAGTCCATTTTTCAGAAAG GTCATTTTCTGTGCTGGTGAAGGAGCTTGACGGGAAGAATCACCAGATGACTGTCCTCAATCTGTTGTATCCAATTGATGATCAGAACAGCAGCACCAAG ATAAAAACAGACATGGTTGTGATCATGTGCAAGAAGCAGGTGACCAAGAAATGGGAGTGCCTCACCACAGTGGATAAAGAGTCTAAGGAAAAAGA TAAGCCCAAAGTCGATGACAATGCAGATCCCAGCGAGGGCCTGATGAGCATGTTGAAGAAGATCTACTCGGAGGGTGACGACGAGATGAAGAGAACCATCAACAAAGCTTGGTCGGAATCCCAGGAGAAGAAGATAAGAGGAGAAGACGGCTTGATGGATTTTTGA
- the mrps14 gene encoding 28S ribosomal protein S14, mitochondrial isoform X2 — MAASVLARLGFGALYNSLCAPKQALRVCWGAAEQVRGYYVDWRMLRDVKRRQMAFDYADERLRINSLRKNTILPKELQELADKEIAALPRDSCPVRIRNRCVMTSRPRGVKRRWRLSRIVFRHLADHNQMSGVLRARW, encoded by the exons ATGGCGGCTTCCGTCCTTGCACGACTGGGCTTTGGTGCCCTTTATAACAGTTTGTGTGCTCCCAAGCAG GCACTGAGGGTCTGCTGGGGTGCTGCGGAGCAAGTAAGGGGTTATTATGTCGACTGGAGGATGCTGAGAGATGTCAAGAGAAGGCAGATGGCCTTTGACTACGCTGACGAGCGGCTGCGGATCAACTCGCTGAGGAAGAACACCATCTTACCAAAAGAGCTCCAG GAGTTGGCAGATAAAGAAATCGCAGCGTTGCCACGAGACTCGTGTCCCGTGAGGATACGCAACAGGTGCGTGATGACCTCCCGGCCGCGGGGAGTGAAGCGCAGGTGGCGGCTCAGCCGGATTGTCTTTCGTCACCTAGCCGACCACAACCAAATGTCCGGCGTCCTCAGGGCCAGGTGGTGA
- the mrps14 gene encoding 28S ribosomal protein S14, mitochondrial isoform X1: MAASVLARLGFGALYNSLCAPKQLHTVQALRVCWGAAEQVRGYYVDWRMLRDVKRRQMAFDYADERLRINSLRKNTILPKELQELADKEIAALPRDSCPVRIRNRCVMTSRPRGVKRRWRLSRIVFRHLADHNQMSGVLRARW; this comes from the exons ATGGCGGCTTCCGTCCTTGCACGACTGGGCTTTGGTGCCCTTTATAACAGTTTGTGTGCTCCCAAGCAG CTGCACACTGTGCAGGCACTGAGGGTCTGCTGGGGTGCTGCGGAGCAAGTAAGGGGTTATTATGTCGACTGGAGGATGCTGAGAGATGTCAAGAGAAGGCAGATGGCCTTTGACTACGCTGACGAGCGGCTGCGGATCAACTCGCTGAGGAAGAACACCATCTTACCAAAAGAGCTCCAG GAGTTGGCAGATAAAGAAATCGCAGCGTTGCCACGAGACTCGTGTCCCGTGAGGATACGCAACAGGTGCGTGATGACCTCCCGGCCGCGGGGAGTGAAGCGCAGGTGGCGGCTCAGCCGGATTGTCTTTCGTCACCTAGCCGACCACAACCAAATGTCCGGCGTCCTCAGGGCCAGGTGGTGA